Proteins found in one bacterium genomic segment:
- a CDS encoding cysteine desulfurase family protein, which translates to MTRDFFMKNHRNKNSRRASFVYLDYAATTPVDTEVLKKMAPYFAARFANPASLHAPGREAKVALEQARSSLALILGAEPHEIVFTSSATESNNLALKGVARAYREHGKHIVVSAIEHACVLEAARALEREGFALTVVPVDRSGRVSAEAVAAVVRSDTILVSVMHANNEIGTMQPIKEIARLVQKERARREPAALDRQSRTTRDRSLVTRNWLTPPFFHSDAVQTFGRLPVRVRELGVDLLTCSSHKIYGPKGAALLYVRGGIKIEPLLHGGGHEDGRRSSTVNVPAIVGFAEAAAIAERARERESRRVLELSNRLIQLMRQVVPDVVFNGEMEMRVPHILNARIPGVSGEALLFALEERGFAVSVASGCSALKLTPSHVLLACGLSKEQTFESIRISLGRGTRASDIQKFVKAFAASVEKARALSSRQ; encoded by the coding sequence ATGACTCGGGATTTTTTTATGAAAAATCACCGGAATAAAAACTCACGCCGCGCATCGTTCGTATACCTTGACTACGCGGCCACGACGCCAGTTGACACAGAGGTCTTAAAAAAGATGGCACCCTATTTTGCGGCACGGTTCGCAAACCCCGCGTCACTCCACGCGCCCGGACGCGAGGCGAAAGTTGCGCTCGAGCAGGCGCGCAGCTCGCTTGCGCTGATCCTCGGCGCCGAACCGCACGAGATTGTGTTTACGAGCTCTGCCACCGAGAGCAACAATCTTGCGCTGAAGGGGGTCGCCCGTGCGTACCGCGAGCACGGCAAGCACATCGTCGTCTCGGCGATTGAGCATGCATGCGTGCTCGAAGCTGCCCGCGCGCTTGAGCGTGAAGGGTTTGCGCTCACCGTTGTACCTGTGGACCGGAGCGGGCGCGTGAGCGCGGAAGCAGTTGCTGCTGTGGTTCGCTCCGATACTATTCTCGTCTCAGTGATGCACGCGAACAACGAAATCGGCACCATGCAGCCGATTAAAGAGATAGCGAGACTGGTGCAAAAGGAGAGAGCGAGGCGAGAGCCAGCTGCACTGGATAGACAGTCACGAACGACGAGGGATCGGTCACTCGTAACTCGTAACTGGCTTACGCCGCCGTTTTTTCATTCTGACGCGGTGCAGACTTTCGGACGGTTACCGGTTCGCGTGCGCGAGCTCGGTGTTGATCTTCTCACCTGCTCCTCGCACAAAATTTACGGGCCAAAAGGCGCGGCACTCCTCTATGTGCGGGGTGGTATTAAGATCGAGCCGCTCCTCCACGGAGGGGGACACGAAGACGGTAGGCGCTCGTCAACAGTAAATGTTCCCGCTATCGTTGGCTTTGCCGAGGCGGCCGCTATCGCCGAGCGCGCACGGGAGCGGGAGAGTCGTCGAGTTCTCGAGCTCTCGAACCGGCTCATCCAGCTGATGCGGCAGGTAGTTCCCGATGTGGTGTTCAACGGCGAGATGGAGATGCGCGTGCCGCATATCCTCAACGCGCGGATCCCTGGAGTCTCTGGCGAAGCGCTCCTCTTTGCGCTCGAGGAACGCGGGTTTGCAGTCTCCGTCGCTTCAGGATGCAGTGCACTGAAGCTCACGCCCTCGCACGTGCTCCTCGCGTGCGGCCTTTCAAAGGAGCAGACATTTGAGTCCATCCGCATCTCGCTCGGTCGGGGAACGCGCGCGAGTGACATTCAAAAGTTTGTAAAAGCGTTTGCGGCGTCGGTGGAGAAGGCGCGAGCACTGAGCAGTAGGCAGTAG
- a CDS encoding AAA family ATPase: protein MRQSEALDILKLGHNVFLTGAAGSGKTYVLNAYISYLKEHDVALGVSASTGIAATHLGGMTIHSWSGIGVSDVLAEDELERIAERSRAGPRIRDARVLIIDEISMLHAHQLDLVDRLSRHVRRTALPFGGLQTVLCGDFFQLPPVTRDSAPARYVFSGEAWQRGNFLVCYLTEQHRQGNDPLLSVLNDIRSGTAGEHTKVPLRTRYRREPHTGAVPTKLYTHNVDVDALNAHELAKIEGKSERYTMSTAGRKRLVESLKAGCLAPEELELKRGAAVMFVKNNPEAGYVNGTLGRVESFEQKTALPLVRTSDGRSILVLEEEWRLEEDGRVLAKLEQIPLRLAWAITVHKSQGMTLDSAEIDLSRAFTPGMGYVALSRVRSLSGLKLMGLNEVALMIAPDVLTYDTTLRSLSDEARRAIAEYSEESKRAEQERILVDVLGGKKRTARDTGDVRARADLRHTHGGHGRKTQSPGSTLVETRRLLEKKFSIKRIATERGLAVSTILAHLERMKTGDVLPDITHLAPPALDLAAMTAVLSQSDGMRLAPAREALEEKYSYEELRVARLFL from the coding sequence ATGCGACAGAGCGAGGCACTCGACATTCTGAAGTTGGGACACAATGTCTTCCTCACCGGCGCGGCCGGGAGCGGCAAGACGTATGTGCTCAATGCCTACATCTCCTATCTCAAGGAGCACGACGTCGCACTTGGCGTCAGCGCCTCGACCGGCATCGCCGCAACGCATCTCGGCGGGATGACTATTCATAGTTGGTCCGGCATCGGCGTCAGCGATGTGCTCGCCGAAGACGAGCTCGAGCGCATCGCTGAGCGCAGCAGGGCGGGGCCACGAATCCGCGATGCGCGCGTCTTGATCATAGATGAGATCTCGATGCTCCATGCGCACCAGCTCGATCTCGTTGACCGCCTCTCTCGTCATGTGCGCCGGACAGCACTTCCATTCGGGGGCCTCCAGACCGTGCTCTGTGGCGACTTCTTCCAACTGCCGCCGGTGACGCGTGACTCTGCACCGGCGCGCTATGTCTTTTCGGGAGAAGCGTGGCAGAGGGGCAACTTCCTCGTTTGCTATTTGACCGAGCAGCATCGCCAGGGCAATGACCCGCTCCTTTCTGTCTTGAACGATATTCGGAGCGGCACAGCAGGCGAGCACACCAAAGTACCGCTCCGCACACGCTACAGGCGAGAGCCGCACACTGGCGCGGTACCGACGAAACTCTACACGCATAATGTAGACGTTGACGCTCTGAATGCCCACGAGCTCGCGAAAATCGAGGGAAAAAGCGAGCGCTACACCATGAGCACAGCGGGCCGCAAGCGGCTCGTCGAAAGCCTCAAGGCAGGCTGCCTTGCTCCGGAGGAGCTTGAGCTCAAGCGCGGCGCCGCGGTGATGTTTGTAAAAAATAATCCCGAGGCGGGCTATGTGAACGGCACGCTCGGCCGCGTCGAGAGCTTTGAGCAAAAAACAGCGCTGCCGCTCGTGCGCACAAGCGATGGACGGAGCATACTCGTCCTCGAAGAAGAATGGCGACTCGAGGAAGACGGCCGCGTCTTGGCAAAGCTCGAGCAAATTCCCCTGCGACTTGCGTGGGCGATCACGGTACACAAGAGCCAAGGCATGACGCTGGACAGCGCCGAGATTGACCTCTCTCGGGCGTTCACGCCGGGCATGGGCTATGTTGCGCTCTCGCGCGTGCGTTCGCTCTCCGGTCTGAAGCTCATGGGTCTCAACGAAGTCGCGCTCATGATCGCCCCCGACGTGCTCACCTACGACACGACGCTTCGCTCACTCTCCGATGAGGCTCGTCGAGCGATTGCGGAATATAGCGAAGAAAGTAAACGCGCGGAGCAAGAGCGAATTCTCGTTGACGTGCTCGGCGGAAAGAAACGCACTGCGCGAGACACGGGAGATGTCCGCGCCCGCGCAGACCTGCGGCACACGCATGGCGGGCATGGACGCAAAACGCAGAGCCCGGGGTCCACACTCGTTGAAACGCGCAGACTGCTCGAGAAAAAATTTTCGATCAAAAGGATCGCCACAGAGCGCGGCCTTGCCGTCTCGACCATTCTCGCCCATCTCGAGCGCATGAAGACAGGAGACGTACTGCCGGATATCACGCACCTCGCGCCGCCTGCCCTCGATCTTGCCGCGATGACCGCAGTGCTGTCTCAATCAGATGGTATGCGGCTCGCACCTGCTCGCGAGGCGCTCGAGGAAAAGTATTCGTACGAGGAGTTACGGGTTGCACGGCTGTTTTTGTAG
- a CDS encoding cysteine peptidase family C39 domain-containing protein — protein sequence MPKVLPLNPPHARSCGPICIKMAADYFGLPYSLSYIDRLTRARERGGLTNDELLRTLRRLGLSVKTRKRASWQDLRRLNTERRLIILAWMLEGHRGHFSVLDRATAEHIYIADPEVSSVRRLPKHTFMRLWFDYDNIYYPRTLSDISLRWMAVVSQSPRKQKC from the coding sequence ATGCCCAAGGTCCTCCCCCTCAACCCGCCCCACGCCAGGAGCTGCGGCCCCATCTGCATCAAAATGGCGGCCGATTACTTCGGCCTGCCTTATTCACTCTCATATATTGACCGCCTCACGCGCGCACGGGAGCGCGGCGGGCTCACGAACGATGAGCTCCTCCGCACGCTCCGCCGCCTCGGGCTCTCGGTGAAGACGCGAAAACGCGCCTCCTGGCAAGACCTCCGACGGCTGAACACCGAGCGGCGGCTCATCATCCTTGCATGGATGCTCGAAGGGCATCGCGGGCACTTCAGTGTGCTCGACCGCGCCACCGCCGAGCACATCTACATCGCAGACCCTGAAGTGAGCAGCGTGCGCCGTCTGCCGAAGCACACGTTCATGCGTCTCTGGTTCGACTACGACAACATCTACTACCCCCGCACGCTCTCAGACATCTCGCTGCGGTGGATGGCAGTCGTATCACAGTCCCCGCGTAAACAAAAATGCTGA
- a CDS encoding GNAT family protein — MQDRLPGEGTIALYRYSEKTDFDHYLALTKPPETRRFLDPVHSHNSVVEELQFLHRSADDLHTMIYTIVRESDHTHVGSVMLTSIDAGYHHRAKVSRLIIAPSERGKGIAQEALRSLSRFAFRHLRLRFLYCYVFETNVHGRKLFSKFGFEEYGRRPEWSWDGTNYVDEFEMRLTAERFHEIYRSGA; from the coding sequence ATGCAAGATCGCCTCCCAGGCGAAGGAACGATAGCGCTCTACCGCTATAGCGAAAAAACAGACTTTGACCACTATCTCGCACTGACCAAGCCGCCCGAGACGCGGCGTTTTCTTGATCCGGTGCACAGTCACAATAGTGTGGTCGAGGAACTCCAATTCCTCCACCGCTCGGCAGACGATCTACACACGATGATCTATACCATCGTGCGGGAAAGTGACCACACCCATGTCGGCTCGGTCATGCTCACCAGCATTGATGCCGGCTACCACCACCGCGCAAAGGTAAGCCGCTTAATCATCGCACCCAGCGAGCGAGGTAAGGGCATCGCGCAGGAGGCGCTCCGGTCGCTCTCGCGCTTTGCCTTTAGGCATCTCCGTCTGCGTTTTCTCTACTGCTACGTCTTCGAGACGAACGTACATGGCCGGAAGCTTTTTTCTAAGTTCGGATTTGAAGAGTACGGCCGTCGCCCCGAGTGGTCATGGGACGGCACGAACTACGTTGACGAGTTCGAAATGCGCCTCACCGCGGAGCGATTCCACGAAATCTACAGATCGGGCGCATAG
- a CDS encoding ATP-dependent DNA helicase, producing MGEPRTSAVFEKFYRALNPEQRRAVEAIEGPVMVVAGPGTGKTHLLTMRIANILRLTDTPPESILALTFTDSAAHAMRERLLEIIGTAAYRVHISTFHGFCNDVIRRFPGEFARIVGSTPASEADQLRIMENVIADETLTLEHLRPYGNPFYYVRAALSAIHELKRDSVRPEEARAALEREERTLAESPDRLYESGRYQGLVRASFRAREKQLARHRELLLLYEGYERSLRAEARFDYEDMVMEAARALERSEDLLLELEERYLYILADEHQDANLAQEKLLTLLSSFHERPNLFVVGDDKQAIFRFQGASAANFASFSERYPDALVIDLRENYRSRQRILDAAASAIMHSPESVLRPRAALRAARGEGEPVKVAVLASPAHEALFVAQEVRRLLTALVAPEEIAVIYRDNRDAEAFVSLFERLGIPYTRYSDQNALTDPLLRQLVMLLRAVSTPQSDEYLSRSLFLEFLGIDHLEVYALFERYEALRRTRREASLRRSDERLIHLLRRTPGAAPLEPISTDGAPRSLTSFAQLLNSWASFAKSRGLLETLELIVRESGFLVSLLGSPEGYERIRKLEGLITELARAVPGHRGYGLSEALRHLDILERYGVSLRSGGEAKGPPGVVLLTAHKAKGLEFSHVFIVRAAEGHWGGRRVVEHFPPMRAVAAERGARAASESSAENELCDERRLFYVALTRARESVTITHARAGDDGRARLPSRFLEEIDPAHLRRVDTALLEESLERERRGLFGARELSGRLPALSDRAFLRERFRTQGLSVTAINNYLACPWRYFFENLIRVPRAPNRHQLYGIAVHSALREMFDALGRETKMSEKEFLASFERALARTPLSEGDFAVSKEKGRRALSGYYRAYEAVMTAPLRTEMRIGGVAFEGAQSDEKDDAPPRVMLVGVLDKVELFESGSNRLLVTDYKTGRPRSRNDIEGKTKTSQGEYKRQLVFYKLLLDRFEEGRFKMHAGEIDFVEPDARGRYHRERFEISGEDVMALAAEIERVVRDIWSLSFWERRCEERGCEYCALRELMGGAL from the coding sequence ATGGGAGAGCCACGCACATCGGCAGTGTTTGAAAAGTTCTACCGTGCCCTCAATCCGGAGCAGCGTAGGGCGGTGGAAGCGATTGAGGGCCCGGTGATGGTGGTCGCCGGTCCGGGGACAGGGAAGACCCATCTGCTCACGATGCGCATCGCGAACATCCTCCGCCTCACAGACACGCCGCCCGAGAGCATCCTTGCGCTCACCTTTACCGACTCCGCCGCGCACGCAATGCGCGAGCGGCTCCTTGAGATCATCGGCACGGCCGCGTACCGTGTCCACATCTCGACTTTCCACGGCTTTTGCAACGATGTTATCCGCCGCTTCCCAGGCGAGTTCGCGCGCATCGTCGGCAGCACGCCCGCGAGCGAGGCGGACCAGCTGCGGATCATGGAGAATGTTATCGCGGATGAGACCCTCACTCTCGAGCATCTTCGGCCCTACGGCAACCCTTTTTACTACGTCCGCGCGGCTCTCAGCGCCATCCACGAGCTGAAGCGTGACAGCGTGAGGCCTGAGGAGGCGCGCGCAGCGCTCGAACGCGAGGAGCGCACCCTTGCCGAGTCGCCCGATCGTCTCTACGAGAGCGGCCGGTACCAAGGGCTTGTACGTGCGTCTTTCCGCGCTCGGGAGAAACAGCTTGCGCGGCACCGTGAGCTGCTCTTGCTCTATGAGGGATACGAGCGTTCGCTTCGCGCCGAAGCGCGCTTCGATTACGAAGATATGGTGATGGAGGCCGCTCGCGCACTCGAGCGAAGCGAGGACCTCCTGCTTGAGCTTGAGGAGCGCTACCTCTACATCCTCGCCGACGAGCATCAAGACGCGAACCTCGCCCAGGAGAAGCTCCTCACCTTGCTCTCAAGCTTCCATGAGCGGCCGAACCTCTTTGTCGTCGGTGATGATAAGCAGGCGATCTTCCGCTTCCAGGGGGCTTCAGCGGCAAACTTCGCCTCCTTTAGTGAGCGCTACCCCGACGCGCTTGTGATTGATCTTCGCGAGAATTACCGCTCACGGCAGCGCATTCTTGACGCGGCGGCGAGCGCAATCATGCACTCGCCGGAGAGCGTTTTGCGCCCTCGCGCGGCGCTTCGCGCCGCGCGAGGCGAGGGGGAGCCGGTCAAGGTTGCCGTACTTGCAAGCCCCGCACATGAGGCGCTCTTTGTCGCGCAGGAGGTACGGAGGCTCCTTACTGCGCTCGTCGCTCCCGAGGAGATTGCCGTTATCTATCGCGACAACCGTGACGCGGAGGCGTTTGTCTCGCTCTTTGAGAGGCTCGGCATACCCTACACGAGGTACTCGGATCAAAATGCGCTCACTGATCCGCTGCTGCGCCAGCTCGTGATGCTCCTCCGCGCCGTGAGTACGCCGCAGAGCGACGAGTATCTTTCGCGCTCACTCTTTCTCGAGTTTTTAGGGATTGATCATCTCGAGGTCTACGCGCTCTTTGAGCGCTACGAGGCGCTGCGCCGGACGCGGCGCGAGGCCTCTCTCAGACGCTCCGACGAGCGGCTGATCCACCTCCTGCGCCGGACGCCGGGCGCAGCGCCGCTCGAGCCGATCTCGACCGACGGCGCACCGCGCAGTCTCACTTCCTTCGCCCAGCTCCTCAATTCTTGGGCATCATTTGCGAAGAGCCGCGGCCTGCTCGAGACGCTCGAGCTCATCGTGCGCGAGTCTGGCTTTCTTGTCTCACTCCTCGGCTCTCCTGAGGGCTATGAGCGCATCCGGAAGCTCGAGGGCCTTATAACCGAGCTTGCGCGCGCGGTGCCCGGGCACCGCGGTTACGGCCTCTCTGAGGCGCTCCGGCATCTCGACATACTCGAGCGCTACGGCGTTTCGCTCCGGAGCGGCGGCGAAGCGAAAGGCCCTCCGGGGGTCGTGCTCCTCACCGCACACAAGGCAAAGGGGCTTGAATTCTCGCACGTATTTATCGTGCGCGCCGCAGAGGGACATTGGGGAGGGAGGCGGGTCGTCGAACATTTTCCGCCGATGAGAGCTGTGGCCGCGGAGCGCGGCGCGAGAGCGGCGAGCGAGAGTAGCGCGGAGAACGAGCTCTGCGATGAGCGGCGGCTCTTTTACGTCGCCCTCACGAGAGCGCGCGAGAGCGTTACCATTACGCACGCGAGAGCGGGTGATGATGGTCGAGCGCGCCTCCCGTCGCGTTTTCTCGAGGAGATTGACCCGGCACATCTCAGGCGCGTAGACACGGCGCTCCTTGAGGAGTCGCTTGAGCGGGAGCGGCGAGGGCTTTTTGGCGCGCGAGAGCTCTCGGGCCGTCTTCCGGCGCTCTCGGATAGGGCATTTCTCCGCGAGCGGTTTCGCACGCAGGGGCTCTCGGTGACGGCGATCAACAACTATCTCGCCTGCCCGTGGCGCTACTTTTTCGAGAATTTGATCCGTGTGCCGAGAGCGCCGAATCGTCATCAGCTCTACGGCATCGCGGTTCACAGCGCGCTGCGGGAGATGTTTGACGCGCTCGGGCGGGAGACAAAAATGAGCGAGAAGGAATTCCTCGCGAGCTTCGAGCGCGCGCTGGCGCGGACTCCGCTCTCGGAGGGGGACTTTGCGGTCTCGAAAGAGAAGGGGAGACGCGCGCTCTCGGGGTACTACCGCGCGTACGAGGCTGTGATGACAGCGCCGCTTCGCACCGAGATGCGCATCGGGGGCGTCGCTTTTGAGGGCGCCCAGTCTGATGAAAAAGATGACGCGCCGCCTCGGGTTATGCTCGTCGGCGTTCTCGACAAGGTAGAGCTTTTCGAGTCCGGATCAAACCGTCTCCTCGTCACGGACTACAAGACCGGAAGGCCCCGGAGCCGCAACGACATCGAAGGGAAGACGAAGACCTCGCAAGGCGAGTACAAACGCCAGCTTGTCTTCTATAAACTTCTGCTTGACCGCTTTGAGGAGGGGCGCTTTAAGATGCACGCCGGAGAGATTGATTTCGTCGAACCGGACGCTCGGGGCCGCTACCATCGCGAGCGGTTTGAAATAAGCGGCGAGGACGTCATGGCTCTTGCGGCGGAAATTGAGCGTGTCGTCCGCGACATCTGGTCGCTTTCGTTCTGGGAGCGGCGCTGCGAGGAGCGTGGATGTGAATACTGCGCGCTCCGTGAGCTGATGGGAGGAGCTCTCTGA